The sequence ATTCCCGGACGAGCCCCGCGTCCAGCTGTCCTTTCCGTTCCCCTTCCTGCCTCATCTCAATCACCCTTTTCCAGTTTAGTCGGCGTAAAGAAACACGTGCCGTTCCGTGTGAAGATATCTGCGTTGATCTCAAAGATGGATTTGAACATGTCCTTGCACAATACACATTGCGGGATCCCGTCGAACCGCACCGTCCCGTCTTTCAGCACGATGATCCGGTCACTGTAGCGCGCGGCCTGGTTGATGTCGTGCAGCACCATGATCACCGTCATACCGAACTGCCCGTTCAGCTCCCTGACCAATTCCATCACTTCGAGCTGGTGGGCGATGTCCAAGTACGTCGTCGGTTCATCCAGCAGCAGGACTTTCGGCCGCTGCGCCACGGCCATCGCAATCCATGCACGCTGCCGTTCACCGCCGGACAGCGAGTTGAGCAGCCGGTCCCGGAACTTGTCCATTCCGGTCACCCCGAGTGCCCACTCCGCCACCTCCCGATCTTCGGCAGACAGCCGCCCATGCCGGCTGCGGTGCGGGTGCCGGCCGAATTCCACGAGTTCCCCGACGGTCAGATCGAGCTGGTGGTCATGCATCTGCGGCAGCATGGCCAGTGTCTTCGCAATCGTTCGTGTATCGAGCTGCGAAATCTTCTGACCATCAAGGACGACGGCCCCTTCATCAGGAGACAGCAGCCGGGAGATGACCCGGAGGAATGTCGATTTCCCCGACCCGTTCGGACCGATCAGGCTCACAATCTCCCCCTCCCGGACCGTCAGATTGATATCCTCCAGCGCAAACGTCTCGGACTGCCGGTAGCACACTTGTTCAGCTGTCAGCAAAAGAACCCCTCCGTTTCTGAATCAAGTACAGGAAGAATGGCCCGCCAAGGAACGACAGCAGGATGCCGACGGGCAGTTCGATCGGATTGAATGCCGTCCGGGCGACCGTGTCCGCCGTGATGACGAGCAGCGCCCCGCCGATCGCGGACGCCGGCAGCAAGTACCGGTGGTCGCCTCCGACGAGCGAGCGCATGATGTGCGGCACGACAAGTCCTACGAAACCGATCAGTCCGGCGACACTGACTGCGATCCCCGCAAGCAGGGTGCTCAGGATGATCAGGTAAAACCGGCTCCGTTCGACTTTGTGGCCGAGCAGCTTTGCAACTTCGTCTCCGAGCCGTAAAATCCGGATATGCGGAATGGCGAATACCGAGAGAACGAGCGCGGCCAGTGCATACCAGATGATGGAGCCGAGCTGCACCCATCCTGCACCCGCAATCCCGCCCGCGAGCCACGGCAGCACGGACTGTACCCGGTCGCTGTACAGCAGCATGAGCGCACTCATCGCTGCGCCGATGACTGCGTTCACAGCAACGCCGACGAGAATGATGCGGACCGGCGACGCCCCGCCTTTCCAGGACATCGCATAGATCACGAGAGCCGTAATGAGCGCGCCGAGGAATGCCGCGGCGGGCAGCAGCATGATGTACGCCGGGTAGATGATCATGATGATTGTCGCGGCAAGGCCGGCTCCAGACGATACTCCGATAATGCCGGGGTCCGCGAGCGGGTTCCGCATGATCCCCTGGAGGATCGATCCCGAAGCGGCGAGGCACATGCCGATGATCAGCCCGATCAGCAGCCGGGGCAGCCGGAGTTCCCAGACGATACGCCGCTCCAGAGAGTCATCCGCATTCAGCAGGCCGTTCATGATCTCTGAGAAAGTAAACGATACCGATCCGACCATCAGGCTGACCGCTGCCGCGATGACGAGCAGGACAGCCCCTGAGATCAGTACGGCTGCACGCCGTTTTGCGAGCGGATGGATACGTGCGGGACTACAGGCGGTCCGCTGTTCTCCGGCTGCGATCATTTGGCTTCCGCTTCCTTCAGGCTTTCAATCATCACGTCAAACGCGTCCGCCACTTTCGTCCCCGGGTTCGTGCCGAACAGATGGGATGGCAGTACAGTCACCTTGCCGTTCTTAACTGCATCGAGGTTTTTCCATGCCGGATTCTTCGCCATCTCCCCTTCGAATGCGGACTTCACCGCTTCCGGATCCCCGTGCGTGATGAGCATGACCGCTTCCGGGTTGCGCTCGATGATCTTTTCCGTGCTCAGGCTCGCATACTGCGGGTAGTTGTCCTCTTTCGGCAAATCGGAAGCGATATTCTCCCCGCCTGCGCGTTCCAGCAGATCCCCCGACAGGGAGTTCGGAAGCGCAGCGAGGTAGGAGCCTGGCGCACCGTACACGAGCAGCGTCTTGACACCTCTCTTCTCAGCCTGACCCGCCGCCTGGTCCATCTTATCCTCGATCTGCATTGTCAGCTCCTCCGCTTCGTCCTGTTTGCCGAGCATCTGACCGAAGTTGCCGATCGTCTGCAGGATGTCATCGACCGAATTGGCCGCTGTGTAGACAACTTTCGTTCCCTGTGCTTCGAGATTCGCCGCATGCTGCTTGAAACTCGCGGACGCGACGAGCACGTCCGGGTGCACTTCCGCGATCTTCTCGAAGTTCGGCTGGTGCGGATTGCCGATCTCCTGGATCTCTTTCAGTTCATCAGCAGCCGGCCCTTGGGAAGACGGGCGGCCGACGACATTCGCGCCAAGCGCAAGCAGCATGTCGAGATCCCCTCCGCTGAGTGCCGCTGCAGATGCCGGTGCCTCCTCGAATGAAACCGTCTCGCCTGCTGCATCCTGGAATTCTATCGTTCCATTCTCATTTACATCTAGAGATTGAGAAGTCTGTACAGATGCGGCTGCTGTTTCAGCAGAGACATCCGGCTCTTTCCCGCTGTCCTGATTGTTGTCCGCAGCACCACACGCCGCAAGCAATAACAGCCCTGCAGCGGTGGCTGCTGCCAATAGTGTTTTCCTCATTTCCATTCCCCCTATTATGTAATTGATAATGAATCTCAATAATTGAGAGTATAATTGATAATGAGAATCGTTGTCAATTAAGTTTTCAGAATTAGTGCTTAGGAGCCATGCCTGCTGTTTGCTGAGTTCGCCATCATAACAAGTCGCCGGCGAGCAAGGGATTCCCCTCTGAATTGTGCCTGGATGCCGATGAATTCAGCGAAATGTCCGATATACAGCGCCATTTGTCCGATACTCCCGGTGATGTGTCCGATACATCCCGCCAACTGTCCGATACAACCCCCGATCTGTCCGATATGTCCACGGACAGCCCCATTGCCGCACGCTGCTTTCCGTGCTACACTGGATTCAACTGAATGAACGACTCTTTTCTTATCCAGAGAGACCGAGGGACTTGGCCCGATGACGTCTCAGCAACCTGCGCTTGCGCAAGGTGCTGCTGCCAACAGGGAAACCTGGCCGATGAGGGGAATTTGCGCACACTGCAGCTCTTCTCTTTCGGGGGGAGGGTTTTTTGTTCAGCAAATCCAGAAGGAGTGACCGATATGATGACGATCGAGGAATTGTACGCAGAAAAGGAGAAGGCGCAGCGAAAGCAGCCGACGAGCATGGCCGGCGTCATGAAACGCCACCAGACGCTCGCCCGGGTGCAGGCGGACATCGACTATTTCGATCAGGGCGATCTGCTGTCGAAGAAAGCGATCCGCAAAGAACTGGAAAAGATCACCGAGCTGCAGCAGCAGGCGGACGACCTCCAGCGGGAAATCGAGCGCCGCAAAAATGACCTTCTGCAGGACGTCTTCGGGACAGCCGCCGAACAGCTGAAGAAATGAACAGAAAAACCCCCGTTCCGTGGATCGATTCCACAGAACGGGGGTTTATCAATTGCATCGCGTCATTTCTTCGCAAGCTCCGCCGGCACTTCCTCGCCGCCGCGGTTCCGTAAAAACATGTACAGCGACGCACCGAAGATGATGAAGTAGCCGATGAAACTGTACAAATCGGGGATCTGGCCGAGCAGGAAGAAGCCGAGGATCGCCGAGAACACGACGGTGAAATAGTTGAACACCGAAATCTCCTTCGCCGGTGCGAACTTGTAGGCGAGCGTGATCCCGAACTGGCCGATCGTCGCGAACACCCCGGCCAGCAGCAGATAGATCGTCTGCTGCAGACTCATCGGCTCATACGTCCACAGCACGAACGGCAGCAGCACAACTGTCGTGAAACCTGAGAAGTAAAACACGACCGTATAGAACTGCTCCCGGCTGCCGAGTGCGCGGAGCACCGTATACGCAGCTCCTGCAAACACAGCCGACAAAATGCCGGCCGCATACGGCACGATGTCGAGCGAGAATGACGGTTTGATGATGAACAGCGTGCCGAGGAACGCTACGAGGATGCTGTACACCTGGAACGGTTTGACGTGCTCCTTCAAAAAGACCGCCGCGAACACGATCGTGAAGAACGGACTCATCTTATTGAGCATGTCCGCATCCGCCAGCACGAGATGGTCGATAGCATAGAAGAACAGGATGATGCCGAGCGCACCAAGTGCGGAACGCAGCAACAGCAGGCCCTGGTTCTCACGGCGGCCGAACAGCCGCTCCTTGAAATGGACCACAAAAAAGAAGGCAATCACCATGGATACGCCATTCCGGAAAATCGTTTTCTGCATCGTCGGCACATCCCCCGACAGCTTGACGAACGCCGTCATGAGGGAGAAGCCGAACGCCGATGCGAGCAATAGTAAGATCCCTTTGTTGCGATTCGTCATAATGGCCTCCGGTCTGGATGAATTCCGTGTTCCAGTCTACCAGTCAGCCGGCATCAGTTACAGCAAACCGCTCCATATATTGACCGCTGTCGCCAGCACCAGTACCGCGAGGATCCATTTGATGATACGGGGATCCGTCTTCCGCGCGGCTTTCGCACCGAGCGGGGACGCGATGAGCGCTGCGGCGATCAGCACCGCTGCGGGCCCCCAGAGGATCTGGCCGGTTGCAATCTTACCGGCCGCCGAGCCGATCGACGACAAGAATGTGATGGCAAGCGACGAAGCTGCCGCAATCCGGACAGGCACCGTGAACACCGCCAGCATGACCGGTACGAGGATGAACGCCCCGCCTGCCCCGACAACCCCGGAAGCCGCACCGATCACGAACGCAATACCGGCGGCCAGCCACTTATTGAACGTGACCTCCTCCGCAGGCCGGTCCTCGGTCTTCTTCCGGGGGATGAACAGCAGCACGGCAGCCGCTGCGGCCAGGACGCCGTAGACGAGATTCACCGTCTGCTCCGACAAATAACCGGACCCCAAACCGCCGAGGAAACTGCCGAGGATGACGGCGCCCCCCATCCAGAGGATCAGTTGTCTGTGCAGCAGCCCCGTTCCGCGGTAGGCGAACACACCCGCGATGGAGGCGAAAAAGATCTCCACCGCCGTGATGCCGCTCACCTCATGTGCGGTGAACGCGGACAATCCGAACAGCGGCGGGATGTACAGCAGCATCGGATATTTCACGATCGCACCGCCGATCCCCGCCATCCCGGACAGGAATGAGCCGGCGAACCCGATCACGAACAGCACGGCAATCAGTGTAACTGTCATCGTCCCCTCCCCTTTCCTGTCAGCTGCTTGTCATCAGTTTCCTTTTCGGATGAAGAACGTCAGCACGCCGTCAGTTTCCGTCTGTTCGAGCAGTTCGTGCCCTCCGGAGCGCGTCCATGCCGTCAGGTCTGCAATCGCCCCTTTGTCCGTCGTCCGGACTTCCAGGATTTCCCCCGCCTGCAGTTCTTTCATCGCGTTACGTGTCTTGACGATCGGCATCGGGCACGACAGCCCTGTTGCATCCAAAAATAAGTTCGCTTCCATATTGAATTCCTCCTCGATTGGTTTTGTTACCGGACCGCACAGCGGTTTGGCCCGATCTCCATTTCCTTTTGCAACTCTTCGTCCGGGGATAGGATCCCCATGTTGGTCTTCCGGATTTCCTGATAGGCATTCGGCTGCGGCGGCAGGTTCTCTGTCACGAGTTTCCGGAACTCCGCTTCCTCATCGACAGCCAATCCGTGGTTATCCGAAAATAGCGAGTCCAGGCGCTTCGCCACCGTTCCATTTGCATTCACTTCGTTCATCTCCATGAAGTGGGCCGGCAGCACCGTCAGCTCACCGGACAGATTCCTATATCGTTCGTACAATGTTGTGCGCAGATCACCGACCCAGTCGTCCGCCTTGCCCGCGAGGTCCGGACGGCCGATGGAATCCACGAACAGGATGTCCCCCGTCAGCAAATATGACCCATCCACGATGAAGGACGTCGAGCCGTTCGTATGCCCCGGCGAGTATATTGCTTCGATCATCGTATTTCCGACCTGCAGCTGCATACCGTCTTCAAGCTTATAGTAGTCAAAGACGACTTCACCCGCATCCGCTTCCGGCAGATAGTAGGCGGCGCCGGTCTTTTCGGCAATCGCCCGCCCTCCCGAAATGTGGTCGGCATGCAGATGGGTGTCCAGCACGTGTTCGATGACGGCTCCGCGTTCTTCCGCAAACCCGGTGAACACATCGGTCACACGGACTGCATCGATCACGGCAGCTTTCCCTCCGTCGATCACCATGTACGACAGGCACCCTTTCCCGAGCCGGACGAACTGGTGCAGCGAACCGCCGCTCGCAAGGTCCGCCACTTTCACTGGCGCAAGGTACTCGCTCCACGCACTCATACCACCTTCAAGATAGGCGGCATCACGGCCTGCCTCCGACAGCATTTCGGCAATCAGCTTGGAAGAACCCTCCTTCGCACAGACGACGAGCAGCTCGCGGTCCTCCGGCAGCGCGGCGGCAAATTCCTCCACACCGTCAAGCAGATCGAAATAGGGTCTGTTCACGTACGTGAACGCTTCCCCCTCCAGTTTCCAGTCGGCGAACGCTTCTTCGTTCCGGACGTCCACGATATGGAGCGGCTGTTTTCCGATGCTCCGTGCAGCCGCCTCTTTCGGACTCATGGCTGTTACTGTCATATCCGTCTTCCCCTTTCCATATCAGAATGCGAGGGTGACGTCCGCATCCTTGGCGAACTCCAAAAATGCTGCGGCACCGCCCACTTGTATCCCATCGACCATATCCTCTTCCGTCAGTCCCATGACATCCATCGTCATCTGGCAGGCGATGAACTTCACGTCCAGCTCCTGTGCCATCGCGATCAGTTCAGGGATTCCCGGCACGTTCGCCTTCGCGAACCCTTCCGCGAAATGCTCCTTCCCCTCCGGCATCGGCAGCTGTGCGGACGCCTGTTTGTGGATGAAGTTCAGTCCTTCGAAAGTGAAAAAGATTGCTGTTTCGTGCTCGCTCGCAGCTGCAGCGGTTGCGATATTGAATACTTTGTACGCATCGAACAGGCTGCCGTTCGACGCGATGATGGCTGTGCGGTTTGTCATGATGATTCCTCATTTCTTTTATCTGTTTTATTCTGTAGGTCCGTTCCAGTCGAGCATGCCGCCTGTCATATTCATGACATCGTACCCCCGGCTTTCGAGCAGTTGTGCAGCGCGACCGCTGCGTCCGCCCGATCGGCAGATAAGCACGTATGTGTCCTCTTTCGGCAGGTCCTGGAGCTTGAATTCCAGAAGGCCGAGCGGAATGTGGA comes from Sporosarcina trichiuri and encodes:
- a CDS encoding sulfurtransferase TusA family protein; the protein is MEANLFLDATGLSCPMPIVKTRNAMKELQAGEILEVRTTDKGAIADLTAWTRSGGHELLEQTETDGVLTFFIRKGN
- a CDS encoding DMT family transporter, coding for MTNRNKGILLLLASAFGFSLMTAFVKLSGDVPTMQKTIFRNGVSMVIAFFFVVHFKERLFGRRENQGLLLLRSALGALGIILFFYAIDHLVLADADMLNKMSPFFTIVFAAVFLKEHVKPFQVYSILVAFLGTLFIIKPSFSLDIVPYAAGILSAVFAGAAYTVLRALGSREQFYTVVFYFSGFTTVVLLPFVLWTYEPMSLQQTIYLLLAGVFATIGQFGITLAYKFAPAKEISVFNYFTVVFSAILGFFLLGQIPDLYSFIGYFIIFGASLYMFLRNRGGEEVPAELAKK
- a CDS encoding sulfite exporter TauE/SafE family protein, whose protein sequence is MTVTLIAVLFVIGFAGSFLSGMAGIGGAIVKYPMLLYIPPLFGLSAFTAHEVSGITAVEIFFASIAGVFAYRGTGLLHRQLILWMGGAVILGSFLGGLGSGYLSEQTVNLVYGVLAAAAAVLLFIPRKKTEDRPAEEVTFNKWLAAGIAFVIGAASGVVGAGGAFILVPVMLAVFTVPVRIAAASSLAITFLSSIGSAAGKIATGQILWGPAAVLIAAALIASPLGAKAARKTDPRIIKWILAVLVLATAVNIWSGLL
- a CDS encoding ABC transporter ATP-binding protein; this encodes MLTAEQVCYRQSETFALEDINLTVREGEIVSLIGPNGSGKSTFLRVISRLLSPDEGAVVLDGQKISQLDTRTIAKTLAMLPQMHDHQLDLTVGELVEFGRHPHRSRHGRLSAEDREVAEWALGVTGMDKFRDRLLNSLSGGERQRAWIAMAVAQRPKVLLLDEPTTYLDIAHQLEVMELVRELNGQFGMTVIMVLHDINQAARYSDRIIVLKDGTVRFDGIPQCVLCKDMFKSIFEINADIFTRNGTCFFTPTKLEKGD
- a CDS encoding rhodanese-like domain-containing protein, which gives rise to MKEVTTTEVEQMLAARQPVRLIDVRETEELQEVKIPGVIHIPLGLLEFKLQDLPKEDTYVLICRSGGRSGRAAQLLESRGYDVMNMTGGMLDWNGPTE
- a CDS encoding FecCD family ABC transporter permease — translated: MIAAGEQRTACSPARIHPLAKRRAAVLISGAVLLVIAAAVSLMVGSVSFTFSEIMNGLLNADDSLERRIVWELRLPRLLIGLIIGMCLAASGSILQGIMRNPLADPGIIGVSSGAGLAATIIMIIYPAYIMLLPAAAFLGALITALVIYAMSWKGGASPVRIILVGVAVNAVIGAAMSALMLLYSDRVQSVLPWLAGGIAGAGWVQLGSIIWYALAALVLSVFAIPHIRILRLGDEVAKLLGHKVERSRFYLIILSTLLAGIAVSVAGLIGFVGLVVPHIMRSLVGGDHRYLLPASAIGGALLVITADTVARTAFNPIELPVGILLSFLGGPFFLYLIQKRRGSFADS
- a CDS encoding DsrE/DsrF/DrsH-like family protein; this translates as MTNRTAIIASNGSLFDAYKVFNIATAAAASEHETAIFFTFEGLNFIHKQASAQLPMPEGKEHFAEGFAKANVPGIPELIAMAQELDVKFIACQMTMDVMGLTEEDMVDGIQVGGAAAFLEFAKDADVTLAF
- a CDS encoding ABC transporter substrate-binding protein translates to MRKTLLAAATAAGLLLLAACGAADNNQDSGKEPDVSAETAAASVQTSQSLDVNENGTIEFQDAAGETVSFEEAPASAAALSGGDLDMLLALGANVVGRPSSQGPAADELKEIQEIGNPHQPNFEKIAEVHPDVLVASASFKQHAANLEAQGTKVVYTAANSVDDILQTIGNFGQMLGKQDEAEELTMQIEDKMDQAAGQAEKRGVKTLLVYGAPGSYLAALPNSLSGDLLERAGGENIASDLPKEDNYPQYASLSTEKIIERNPEAVMLITHGDPEAVKSAFEGEMAKNPAWKNLDAVKNGKVTVLPSHLFGTNPGTKVADAFDVMIESLKEAEAK
- a CDS encoding MBL fold metallo-hydrolase, whose amino-acid sequence is MTVTAMSPKEAAARSIGKQPLHIVDVRNEEAFADWKLEGEAFTYVNRPYFDLLDGVEEFAAALPEDRELLVVCAKEGSSKLIAEMLSEAGRDAAYLEGGMSAWSEYLAPVKVADLASGGSLHQFVRLGKGCLSYMVIDGGKAAVIDAVRVTDVFTGFAEERGAVIEHVLDTHLHADHISGGRAIAEKTGAAYYLPEADAGEVVFDYYKLEDGMQLQVGNTMIEAIYSPGHTNGSTSFIVDGSYLLTGDILFVDSIGRPDLAGKADDWVGDLRTTLYERYRNLSGELTVLPAHFMEMNEVNANGTVAKRLDSLFSDNHGLAVDEEAEFRKLVTENLPPQPNAYQEIRKTNMGILSPDEELQKEMEIGPNRCAVR